From Stenotrophomonas nitritireducens, the proteins below share one genomic window:
- the pstA gene encoding phosphate ABC transporter permease PstA yields the protein MMSASASDALYLRRRITNVVALLLGCATALFGLFFLGWILWTLLSKGLPGINLNLFTKMTPPPMQEGGLLNAFFGSAVMCALAIGIGTPLGVAAGTWLAEYGNARKAGTVVRFVNDILLSAPSIVLGLFVYTLYVMQTGGQFSAFAGALSLAFIVLPVVIRTTDEMLRLVPVQMREAALALGVPQWKVIMQVLYRSAMAGIVTGILLALARISGETAPLLFTAFGNQYWNSNVMQPMASVPVVMNQFAGSPYESWQVLAWAGALVLTVFVLLVSLSARGLLLRNRISND from the coding sequence CTGATGTCCGCTTCCGCCTCTGACGCGCTGTACCTGCGCCGCCGCATCACCAATGTCGTGGCCTTGCTACTGGGCTGCGCCACCGCACTGTTCGGCCTTTTCTTCCTCGGCTGGATTCTGTGGACGCTGCTGTCCAAGGGCCTGCCCGGCATCAACCTCAATCTGTTTACCAAGATGACGCCGCCGCCCATGCAGGAAGGCGGTCTGCTCAACGCCTTCTTCGGCAGCGCGGTGATGTGTGCACTGGCAATCGGCATCGGCACGCCGCTGGGCGTGGCTGCCGGCACCTGGCTGGCTGAGTACGGCAATGCGCGCAAGGCCGGTACGGTGGTGCGCTTCGTCAATGACATCCTGTTGTCGGCACCATCCATCGTGCTCGGCCTGTTCGTCTACACCTTGTACGTGATGCAGACCGGCGGCCAGTTCTCCGCGTTTGCCGGTGCGCTGTCGCTGGCCTTCATCGTGTTGCCGGTGGTGATCCGTACCACCGACGAAATGCTGCGACTGGTGCCGGTGCAGATGCGTGAAGCCGCGCTGGCGCTGGGCGTGCCGCAGTGGAAGGTGATCATGCAGGTGCTGTACCGCAGTGCCATGGCCGGCATCGTCACCGGCATCCTGCTCGCCCTTGCGCGCATCTCCGGCGAAACCGCACCGCTGCTGTTCACCGCCTTCGGCAACCAGTACTGGAACAGCAACGTGATGCAGCCGATGGCGTCGGTGCCGGTGGTGATGAACCAGTTCGCCGGCAGCCCGTATGAATCCTGGCAGGTGCTGGCCTGGGCCGGCGCCCTGGTGCTGACGGTGTTCGTGCTGCTGGTCAGCCTGTCCGCGCGTGGCCTGCTGCTGCGCAACCGCATTTCGAACGACTGA
- the pstS gene encoding phosphate ABC transporter substrate-binding protein PstS, whose protein sequence is MKLHTTGLAALSLAIALGLSACGDKGNQAASAPGAAGASANAAGDKVSVEISGAGASFIFPLVSKWSADYNAATGAKINYQSIGSGGGIAQIKAGTVDFGSSDKPLSTEELAQAGLGQFPSAIGGVVPVVNLEGLQPGQLRLTGTLLADIFLGKIKTWNDKAIADANPGVALPDTKITLVHRSDGSGTTFNFSNYLSKVSGEWKDKVGEGTSVQWPDGVGGKGNEGVASYVQQIKGSVGYVELAYALQNNMPYASMQNAAGSWVQPTAETFAAAAASADWANAKDFNLVITNAPGANAWPITATNFMLMHKQPKDAKRSADTRAFFKWAFENGQAQANELHYVPLPAELVTQIESYWAAEFK, encoded by the coding sequence ATGAAGCTGCACACAACCGGTCTGGCCGCCCTTTCGCTGGCCATTGCGCTGGGCCTGTCGGCCTGTGGTGACAAGGGTAATCAGGCCGCTTCCGCCCCGGGCGCAGCCGGTGCGTCGGCCAATGCCGCCGGTGACAAGGTTTCCGTCGAGATCTCCGGCGCCGGCGCTTCGTTCATCTTCCCGCTGGTGTCCAAGTGGTCGGCCGATTACAACGCCGCCACCGGCGCCAAGATCAATTACCAGTCGATCGGCTCGGGCGGTGGTATCGCCCAGATCAAGGCCGGCACCGTCGACTTCGGCTCGTCCGACAAGCCGCTGTCCACCGAAGAGCTGGCACAGGCTGGCCTGGGCCAGTTCCCGTCTGCCATCGGCGGCGTGGTGCCGGTGGTCAACCTGGAAGGCCTGCAGCCGGGCCAGCTGCGCCTGACCGGCACCCTGCTGGCGGACATCTTCCTGGGCAAGATCAAGACCTGGAACGACAAGGCCATCGCCGACGCCAACCCGGGCGTGGCCCTGCCGGACACCAAGATCACCCTGGTGCACCGTTCCGATGGTTCGGGCACCACCTTCAACTTCTCCAACTACCTGTCCAAGGTCAGCGGTGAGTGGAAGGACAAGGTTGGCGAAGGCACCTCGGTGCAGTGGCCGGACGGCGTCGGCGGCAAGGGCAATGAAGGCGTTGCTTCCTACGTGCAGCAGATCAAGGGCTCGGTGGGTTATGTCGAGCTGGCCTACGCGCTGCAGAACAACATGCCGTACGCCTCGATGCAGAACGCCGCTGGCAGCTGGGTGCAGCCGACCGCTGAAACCTTTGCCGCCGCCGCAGCCAGCGCCGACTGGGCGAATGCCAAGGACTTCAACCTGGTGATCACCAACGCACCGGGCGCCAATGCCTGGCCGATCACCGCCACCAACTTCATGCTGATGCACAAGCAGCCGAAGGATGCCAAACGCAGCGCCGATACCCGCGCGTTCTTCAAGTGGGCCTTCGAGAACGGCCAGGCGCAGGCCAACGAACTGCACTACGTTCCGCTGCCGGCCGAGCTGGTCACCCAGATCGAGTCGTACTGGGCTGCTGAGTTCAAGTGA
- the pstC gene encoding phosphate ABC transporter permease subunit PstC: MNAIAPSLASSPTSRDLRDARNDRLFRWFLIATVIFVLVALASAALSMLWGGRHALQEQGLSFFYSSDWNPVENKFGALAPIYGTIVTALIAMLIAVPVSFGIAFFLTEVAPRWLRGPVGTAIELLAGIPSIIYGMWGLFVLVPVMTQYVTPFLNDHLGPLPVIGALFRGPPLGIGMLTAGFVLAIMVIPFISSVMREVFLTVPTRLKESAYALGSTKWEVSWDIVLPYTRSAVIGGVFLGLGRALGETMAVAFVIGNSVRLTPSLLEPGTTIAALIANDFGEATETYRSALLLLGFVLFIVTFVVLALARLMLMRLSRKEGN, encoded by the coding sequence ATGAATGCCATTGCACCGTCCCTCGCTTCGTCGCCCACTTCGCGCGATCTGCGCGACGCCCGCAACGACCGGCTGTTCCGCTGGTTCCTGATCGCCACGGTGATCTTCGTGCTGGTCGCGCTGGCCAGTGCCGCCCTTTCCATGCTCTGGGGTGGCCGCCATGCGCTGCAGGAACAGGGACTGAGCTTCTTCTATTCCTCCGACTGGAATCCTGTCGAGAACAAGTTCGGCGCGCTGGCACCGATCTACGGCACCATCGTCACCGCCTTGATCGCGATGTTGATCGCGGTGCCGGTGAGTTTCGGCATCGCCTTCTTCCTGACCGAAGTGGCGCCGCGCTGGCTGCGTGGCCCGGTCGGCACCGCCATCGAATTGCTGGCCGGCATCCCCTCGATCATCTACGGCATGTGGGGCCTGTTTGTGCTGGTGCCGGTGATGACCCAGTACGTCACCCCGTTCCTCAACGATCACCTTGGCCCGCTGCCTGTGATCGGCGCACTGTTCCGCGGCCCGCCACTGGGCATCGGCATGCTTACCGCCGGCTTTGTGCTGGCGATCATGGTCATTCCCTTCATCTCCTCGGTGATGCGCGAGGTCTTCCTCACCGTCCCCACCCGCCTGAAGGAGTCGGCCTATGCGCTGGGCTCGACCAAGTGGGAAGTGAGCTGGGACATCGTGCTGCCGTATACCCGCTCGGCGGTGATCGGCGGCGTGTTCCTCGGCCTGGGCCGCGCACTGGGTGAAACCATGGCGGTGGCCTTCGTGATCGGCAACAGCGTGCGCCTGACCCCCTCGCTGCTGGAGCCGGGCACCACCATTGCCGCGTTGATCGCCAACGACTTTGGTGAAGCCACCGAAACCTACCGCTCGGCCCTGCTGCTGCTCGGCTTCGTGTTGTTCATCGTCACCTTCGTGGTGCTGGCACTGGCCCGCCTGATGCTGATGCGCCTGTCCCGCAAGGAGGGCAACTGA
- the pstS gene encoding phosphate ABC transporter substrate-binding protein PstS — protein sequence MIHAIKSRAAIAILAASSVFAANAADVTGAGASFIYPVMSKWSADYNTATSKRVNYQSIGSGGGIAQIKANTVDFGSSDAPLKPEELAAAGLVQFPSVIGGVVPVLNVAGVEPGAMKLDGPTLANIFLGKISKWNDPAIVALNTGLTLPDTKITVVHRSDGSGTTFNFVNYLSKVNADWKNSVGEGTSVQWPAGIGGKGNEGVAAYVKQIKGAIGYVEFSYALQNRLTFSRMKNAAGNFVQPRDETFSAAAASADWANARDFYLVMTNAPGEQSWPITATNFILMRKQPKSAEGAKATVEYFRWIYANGDAQARQLDYVPLPDPLVRQIETYWQQNLNY from the coding sequence GTGATCCACGCCATCAAATCGCGCGCAGCCATCGCCATCCTCGCTGCGTCGTCCGTGTTCGCCGCCAATGCTGCCGATGTCACTGGCGCCGGCGCGTCCTTCATCTACCCGGTCATGTCCAAGTGGTCGGCCGATTACAACACCGCCACCAGCAAGCGCGTGAACTACCAGTCGATCGGCTCCGGCGGCGGCATCGCGCAGATCAAGGCCAACACCGTGGACTTCGGTTCGTCCGATGCCCCGCTGAAGCCGGAGGAACTGGCTGCCGCAGGCCTGGTGCAGTTCCCGTCGGTGATCGGCGGCGTGGTGCCGGTGCTCAACGTGGCCGGCGTCGAGCCGGGTGCGATGAAGCTCGACGGCCCCACCCTGGCCAACATTTTCCTGGGCAAGATCAGCAAGTGGAATGACCCGGCCATCGTCGCGCTGAACACCGGCCTGACCCTGCCGGACACCAAGATCACCGTCGTGCACCGCTCCGATGGTTCGGGCACCACCTTCAACTTCGTCAACTACCTGTCCAAGGTCAACGCGGACTGGAAGAACAGCGTCGGTGAAGGCACCAGCGTGCAGTGGCCGGCCGGCATCGGCGGCAAGGGCAACGAAGGCGTGGCCGCTTACGTCAAGCAGATCAAGGGCGCCATCGGTTATGTCGAGTTCTCCTACGCACTGCAGAACCGCCTGACCTTTTCGCGCATGAAGAACGCCGCCGGCAACTTCGTGCAGCCGCGCGACGAGACCTTCTCGGCCGCTGCCGCCAGCGCTGATTGGGCCAATGCCCGTGACTTCTACCTGGTGATGACCAATGCCCCGGGCGAACAGTCCTGGCCGATCACTGCCACCAACTTCATCCTGATGCGCAAGCAGCCCAAGAGCGCCGAAGGTGCCAAGGCGACGGTCGAGTACTTCCGCTGGATCTACGCCAACGGCGACGCCCAGGCTCGCCAGCTGGACTACGTGCCGCTGCCGGATCCGTTGGTGCGCCAGATTGAAACCTACTGGCAGCAGAACCTGAATTATTGA